A genome region from Mytilus trossulus isolate FHL-02 unplaced genomic scaffold, PNRI_Mtr1.1.1.hap1 h1tg000062l___fragment_2___debris__unscaffolded, whole genome shotgun sequence includes the following:
- the LOC134699395 gene encoding uncharacterized protein LOC134699395, whose amino-acid sequence MLSFAFVFVFVGLVAANITGTKPTSGTCLCVAGTHVNAHTSAGTHTAVHASLNTGDCYKFHGGIHTTSGYTFYQLQNVHGENLWVAGNYLNTATSGHCTTTHSSGTTCSDAVAKDYACKILALHNAGKIHLWNKHPSGEHDNAYAFNNINDACHGQAASRSHYTCGECRNPGAPGGHVCLDRKLLQYIHDIGSSGYIHVNEIAGACHSCHSRHYNGKAVDLDNGRNSLFLSKCREYGGVEPLNEGNHIHCGFA is encoded by the exons ATGTTGTCGTTcgcttttgtatttgtttttgtcggGCTTGTGGCTGCTAATATAACGGGAACTAAACCCACCTCGGGTACATGCCTGTGCGTAGCTGGTACCCATGTCAATGCCCATACGTCAG CTGGAACTCATACAGCCGTGCATGCCTCTCTTAATACTGGCGACTGTTACAAATTCCATGGTGGAATCCATACTACAAGCGGGTATACATTTTATCAGCTTCAGAATGTACATGGCGAG aacttATGGGTTGCTGGAAACTACCTCAACACAGCAACATCAGGTCACTGTACAA CAACACATTCATCTGGCACAACGTGTAGCGATGCAGTAGCAAAGGATTATGCTTGTAAAATATTGGCTCTCCATAATGCTGGTAAGATCCATCTTTGGAACAAACACCCTTCCGGAGAACATGACAACGCATACGCCTTCAACAACATCAACGACGCATGTCATGGACAAGCTGCATCCCGATCTCA TTACACGTGTGGTGAATGCAGAAACCCAGGTGCTCCCGGAGGTCACGTGTGTCTGGACCGTAAACTTCTTCAATACATCCATGACATAGGATCATCaggatatatacat GTTAATGAAATAGCAGGTGCTTGTCACAGCTGTCACAGCCGTCATTACAATGGCAAAGCAGTTGACCTCGATAACGGCAGGAACAGCCTCTTTCTGTCAAAGTGCAGAGAATATGGTGGAGTTGAACCATTAAACGAAGGAAATCATATCCATTGTGGTTTCGCTTAG